The following coding sequences are from one Paenibacillus tundrae window:
- a CDS encoding methyl-accepting chemotaxis protein produces the protein MIGVFRKRLVVRIVAIVTFVMLVLSAGSMLLQLANTKLAAQKAISSYNIQIAQSYVSQLDKEPYVEFVQDPQENSTFLKIRDELDDFRVRIGAMYVYYAKIDDKDTPLMMVDGIKDPDKASAINEVTDIPPDAVAELRQGNTASSSIINNEEYGEYISSYAPIMDNNGSLVGVIGIDTAVSVIGTIESDILTSSLPFYGVLLFITLAGIAIVLWFIVRGLRPLQPLKASVERMAQGELAEANRILTAYPLRSQDEIGSTFTAMTQMSGNLNKIVSDMVAGVSVTTDILAESTEEFNRNAEEMLVMNKTVDHAVQQIRQGAHTQKQGASDSAHAMEEIAKGITDISESSTAVSDAATTTLATAQLGKQSMTDMKKQMENISAVAGEVVALVQVLSNYSQEIGGALHTLRDFASQTKLLALNASIEAAHAGEHGRGFSIVADEVRKLAEASSSSVQTISDLLTGIQQESEQIGTQMNVTAQEIGQGVTLTADAEVAFTQVVDALRLVTQRIQEVSAAAEEISAGSEEAAASVNTISEISSGVSDHSDDIYRLTREQSAMFQKVLEASNVLQQQTHDMSQAVKKVKV, from the coding sequence ATGATCGGAGTGTTCAGAAAACGTTTAGTTGTCCGTATAGTTGCCATCGTTACATTTGTCATGCTGGTACTATCTGCAGGAAGTATGTTGCTTCAGTTGGCTAATACAAAATTGGCTGCACAGAAGGCAATCTCAAGTTACAACATTCAGATAGCTCAAAGTTATGTAAGTCAGTTAGATAAGGAGCCCTATGTAGAATTTGTGCAAGATCCACAAGAAAACAGTACATTTCTGAAGATTAGAGATGAACTTGATGATTTTCGTGTAAGGATCGGCGCAATGTACGTGTACTATGCAAAAATAGATGACAAGGATACACCACTCATGATGGTGGATGGGATCAAGGACCCAGACAAAGCATCCGCAATTAATGAAGTAACGGACATTCCTCCAGATGCTGTGGCCGAATTGCGGCAGGGGAACACAGCGAGTTCATCGATTATTAACAACGAAGAATATGGCGAATACATATCCTCCTATGCTCCGATCATGGATAACAACGGTAGTCTAGTAGGTGTAATCGGCATCGATACGGCTGTATCTGTTATCGGAACGATCGAGTCGGATATCCTGACTTCTAGTCTTCCGTTCTACGGTGTACTGCTGTTCATTACACTCGCAGGAATTGCCATTGTACTATGGTTTATCGTAAGAGGTCTGAGACCGTTGCAACCACTAAAAGCAAGTGTAGAACGAATGGCGCAAGGTGAACTGGCAGAAGCGAATCGAATTCTGACAGCATACCCACTTCGTAGCCAAGATGAGATTGGTAGTACGTTTACAGCAATGACCCAGATGTCTGGGAATTTGAATAAAATTGTGAGTGACATGGTCGCAGGTGTGTCTGTGACTACAGATATTCTTGCCGAATCCACTGAGGAATTCAATCGGAATGCAGAAGAGATGCTGGTGATGAATAAAACAGTGGATCATGCAGTGCAACAGATTAGACAGGGCGCGCACACGCAGAAGCAGGGCGCAAGTGATAGTGCTCATGCAATGGAAGAGATTGCAAAAGGCATCACGGACATATCCGAGTCCTCTACAGCGGTGTCGGACGCTGCGACTACGACGCTCGCTACAGCGCAATTGGGCAAGCAGAGCATGACAGACATGAAGAAACAGATGGAGAATATATCCGCGGTTGCGGGAGAAGTGGTAGCGCTTGTTCAAGTGCTGAGCAACTATTCCCAGGAGATTGGGGGCGCTTTGCACACGCTGCGGGATTTTGCCTCCCAGACGAAGCTGCTTGCACTCAATGCTTCGATTGAAGCTGCTCATGCTGGAGAGCATGGGAGAGGCTTTTCAATCGTAGCGGATGAGGTGAGAAAGCTGGCAGAAGCTTCGAGTTCATCCGTGCAGACCATATCAGATTTGCTAACAGGCATTCAGCAAGAGTCCGAACAGATTGGGACACAGATGAATGTAACGGCACAGGAGATAGGTCAGGGTGTAACTTTGACTGCGGATGCGGAGGTTGCCTTTACACAGGTGGTCGATGCATTGCGACTCGTAACCCAGCGAATCCAGGAAGTCTCTGCTGCAGCAGAAGAAATATCCGCAGGATCCGAGGAAGCAGCTGCATCCGTGAACACGATCTCCGAGATCTCGTCCGGCGTTTCCGATCATTCGGACGATATCTATCGTTTAACCCGTGAACAATCTGCGATGTTCCAGAAGGTATTGGAGGCATCCAATGTACTGCAGCAACAGACGCATGACATGAGTCAAGCAGTGAAGAAAGTCAAAGTATAG
- a CDS encoding GNAT family N-acetyltransferase, whose protein sequence is MEIRVDDLSGAQVIGLIAEHLQGMAEDSPPESIHALNLDGLKKPEITFWCAWEDQELLGCGAIKELDKEHAELKSMRTAKNHLRKGVARNILAHIIEAAISRGYKRISLETGSMDSFIPARKLYEDFGFTYCEPFADYILDPNSTFMTKEL, encoded by the coding sequence GTGGAGATTCGTGTAGATGATTTGAGTGGGGCACAAGTGATTGGACTAATTGCAGAACATTTACAAGGAATGGCGGAGGACTCTCCACCAGAAAGCATTCATGCCCTTAATCTAGACGGCTTGAAGAAGCCGGAGATTACTTTTTGGTGCGCATGGGAAGATCAGGAGCTTCTCGGCTGTGGGGCAATCAAGGAACTGGACAAAGAGCACGCAGAACTCAAATCGATGCGAACTGCTAAAAATCATTTACGTAAAGGTGTGGCAAGAAATATTCTTGCTCATATTATTGAAGCTGCCATAAGTCGTGGATATAAACGGATCAGTCTAGAGACTGGCTCCATGGATTCATTCATCCCAGCTCGCAAGCTGTATGAAGATTTCGGCTTCACGTATTGTGAGCCTTTTGCAGATTATATTCTGGATCCGAATAGTACATTTATGACGAAGGAACTGTAG
- the cdiI gene encoding ribonuclease toxin immunity protein CdiI, with the protein MYRILIEQNEIDKLVESYFYIIDLPRALKYFGNSERHGYGSGPLEVQFSTYHEPNEEYYIGDRKVCFIGEPPAYDEDVMAVMEYDQFYNCLVIYSGKHLDEHPEDINKINNLLEIIKSRLDIKV; encoded by the coding sequence GTGTACAGAATACTTATAGAACAAAATGAAATTGACAAACTGGTTGAATCTTATTTTTATATTATAGACCTCCCAAGAGCATTAAAATATTTTGGGAATTCTGAAAGACATGGGTATGGATCAGGTCCACTAGAGGTACAATTTTCAACTTATCATGAGCCAAATGAGGAGTACTATATTGGAGATAGGAAAGTGTGCTTTATAGGAGAGCCCCCAGCTTATGACGAAGATGTAATGGCAGTAATGGAGTACGATCAATTTTATAACTGTTTAGTTATTTATAGTGGGAAACATCTTGACGAACATCCAGAAGATATAAATAAGATTAATAATTTACTAGAAATAATAAAAAGTAGATTAGATATAAAAGTCTAA
- a CDS encoding beta-L-arabinofuranosidase domain-containing protein, which produces MITQTNRGFLSPAQIDLSDGVFNTSQQVGEQYLLSLEIDRFLAPCYEAHGLTARKERYAGWEARSISGHSLGHYMSALAVTYQATGNEELKRRLDYAVSELAGIQQATGSGYIGGLPEEAFIIGFQAEHIGGFNIGEYWVPWYSVHKIYRGLIDAYRLTANEEALQVVTRFADWAVAGLQDMTDEKVQKMLQCEHGGMNEVFAQLYGMTGKAVYLETAKRFTHETILAPLEQEKDELQGLHANTQIPKVIGAAEIYNQDHSHESYRTAAEFFWDTTIHHRSYVFGATSISEHYEAKGMESLGIKTGESCCTHNMMQLTKQLFTWNPDHAYMDYYENAVYNHILGTQDPDTGNKTYFASTLQGHYKIYGTHDTAWWCCTGSGMENPGKYAEAIYFEEDDNLYVNLYIASTLDWTSQGLSLKLNTDFPYSEKGTLTITGGNASANLKLRVPSWLQEPMTVMVNGDTQQIVSQSEPGYITLSRHWSEGDVVTFTLPMALSRYTSRDDEHKVAFLYGPIVLAGALGSEGLPVDTIVDETALNPKTAPVPVIWTEEEDVREWIRVLDQEKLTFELSGEVTSTGEPVKLIPFYDVHHQFYTVYWPLNDEGDALEKVLNDITIDRVQPDGQQDEIGHQLDGNCREAQYNGSSTDSRNKLHMWREAYGNDDAHFSYRLAVQPAAPNHLCVAYWGGDHSPFEREGIRYDRHFNIIVDGVVIGEQRIHMNKIGETFYVAYDIPQETTSGKDSVKVTFQALGDNGCAGKVTEVRTTRSKPEFLII; this is translated from the coding sequence TTGATTACACAAACAAACAGAGGATTTTTGAGTCCTGCACAGATTGATCTATCGGATGGTGTGTTCAATACGTCACAGCAGGTGGGAGAACAGTATCTCTTATCACTGGAAATCGATCGATTCCTTGCCCCATGTTATGAGGCGCATGGATTAACTGCGCGCAAGGAACGTTACGCCGGCTGGGAGGCGCGGTCTATTAGTGGGCATTCCTTAGGACATTACATGTCAGCGCTTGCTGTGACCTATCAGGCGACGGGCAACGAGGAGTTGAAGCGTAGATTAGATTATGCAGTCAGTGAATTGGCTGGTATTCAGCAGGCGACAGGTAGTGGTTATATTGGCGGCCTGCCTGAGGAAGCATTTATCATCGGATTTCAAGCTGAACACATTGGTGGTTTTAACATCGGGGAGTATTGGGTTCCTTGGTACAGTGTGCATAAAATCTATCGTGGGCTTATTGATGCGTATAGGCTAACAGCGAATGAAGAGGCTCTTCAGGTTGTTACTCGTTTTGCAGATTGGGCAGTGGCTGGACTACAGGATATGACGGATGAGAAGGTACAGAAAATGCTTCAGTGCGAGCATGGGGGCATGAATGAAGTATTTGCACAGTTATACGGCATGACGGGCAAAGCGGTCTATCTGGAGACAGCAAAACGCTTTACTCATGAGACTATTTTGGCACCTCTAGAGCAGGAGAAAGATGAGCTTCAGGGATTGCATGCCAATACTCAGATTCCGAAAGTGATCGGAGCAGCAGAGATTTATAATCAAGATCACTCCCACGAGAGCTACCGCACAGCGGCTGAATTTTTCTGGGATACGACCATACATCACCGTTCTTATGTCTTTGGTGCAACGAGCATTTCGGAGCATTACGAGGCAAAGGGCATGGAGAGCCTAGGGATCAAAACAGGAGAGAGCTGCTGTACCCACAACATGATGCAGTTAACGAAACAACTCTTCACCTGGAACCCAGATCATGCATACATGGATTATTATGAGAACGCTGTCTACAATCACATTTTAGGCACCCAAGATCCGGATACTGGGAACAAAACGTACTTTGCTTCCACGCTCCAAGGACATTACAAAATCTACGGAACTCACGATACCGCATGGTGGTGCTGCACAGGATCAGGCATGGAGAATCCTGGCAAGTATGCCGAAGCGATCTATTTTGAGGAAGACGATAACTTGTATGTGAACCTGTACATTGCCTCTACGCTAGACTGGACTTCACAAGGATTGTCATTGAAGCTGAACACCGATTTCCCTTATTCGGAAAAAGGAACCCTGACGATTACCGGAGGCAATGCCTCGGCGAATCTGAAGCTGCGCGTACCATCCTGGCTCCAAGAGCCGATGACGGTCATGGTGAATGGGGACACGCAGCAGATCGTGTCCCAGAGCGAGCCGGGATACATCACACTTTCGCGTCACTGGAGCGAGGGCGATGTGGTTACCTTCACCCTGCCAATGGCGCTCAGTCGGTATACATCCCGAGATGATGAACACAAGGTAGCATTCCTGTACGGGCCAATTGTACTTGCCGGTGCACTTGGTAGCGAAGGACTTCCTGTGGATACGATCGTAGACGAGACTGCATTGAATCCTAAGACTGCACCTGTACCTGTCATCTGGACAGAGGAAGAGGATGTAAGGGAATGGATTCGAGTTCTCGATCAGGAAAAATTAACATTTGAGCTGAGCGGAGAGGTCACTTCCACAGGAGAGCCTGTGAAACTCATTCCGTTCTATGATGTGCATCATCAGTTCTATACGGTGTATTGGCCGCTCAACGATGAAGGCGATGCACTGGAGAAGGTATTGAATGATATCACCATCGACAGAGTTCAGCCGGACGGTCAGCAAGATGAGATCGGACACCAGCTGGACGGCAACTGCCGTGAGGCCCAGTATAACGGCTCGTCTACGGACAGCCGCAACAAGCTGCACATGTGGCGAGAAGCATACGGTAATGATGATGCTCACTTCAGCTATCGACTGGCCGTGCAGCCAGCAGCACCTAATCATCTGTGTGTAGCCTATTGGGGCGGAGATCATTCTCCTTTTGAACGTGAGGGCATTCGGTATGATCGGCACTTCAATATTATCGTCGATGGAGTCGTTATTGGAGAGCAGCGGATTCATATGAACAAGATTGGCGAGACGTTCTATGTTGCCTATGATATTCCGCAGGAAACCACGTCGGGTAAAGACAGCGTTAAGGTGACGTTCCAGGCGCTGGGTGACAATGGTTGTGCCGGTAAAGTCACAGAGGTTCGCACCACACGAAGTAAACCGGAATTTCTAATTATTTGA
- a CDS encoding AraC family transcriptional regulator produces the protein MKRSMPFQEIILMLEGEMYIAEEDQKYIVRPNDMLFLQSGRQHYGYQTSDAPVSFYWVHYDTQQLEFLSYPTYSTIQVPSTANQLFKQLLHVSSFSTEESDAALLLLLKELERNTQTDYRAHNAIVDHICKWIDLHIHTDITVAKVAETFNFNKDYISKMVKREKGVGLKTYILTQRINRAKQMLLNTNASVKEIAGACGFSDYKLFLRMFKQYEGLTPSEYRNHLYHTQLNRK, from the coding sequence ATGAAGCGCAGCATGCCCTTTCAAGAGATCATTTTGATGTTAGAGGGAGAGATGTACATTGCCGAGGAAGATCAGAAGTATATCGTGCGCCCAAATGACATGTTATTCCTTCAATCCGGGCGTCAGCATTATGGATATCAGACCAGTGACGCACCGGTAAGCTTCTACTGGGTTCATTATGACACGCAGCAGCTGGAGTTTCTGTCGTATCCTACTTATTCCACAATCCAGGTACCGTCAACGGCGAATCAGTTATTCAAGCAGCTTCTGCATGTCTCTTCGTTCTCAACAGAGGAATCGGATGCGGCGTTATTGCTATTATTGAAGGAGCTAGAGCGTAATACCCAGACCGATTATCGTGCACATAATGCCATTGTGGATCACATCTGCAAATGGATTGACCTTCATATCCATACGGATATTACCGTAGCGAAGGTGGCAGAGACGTTTAATTTCAACAAGGACTATATCTCCAAAATGGTAAAGCGCGAGAAAGGCGTAGGTCTCAAAACGTATATTCTGACTCAGCGCATCAATCGAGCCAAACAGATGTTGCTGAATACCAATGCAAGTGTGAAGGAAATCGCTGGTGCATGCGGATTCTCTGATTACAAACTATTTCTACGAATGTTTAAGCAATATGAAGGGCTCACCCCTTCTGAATATCGCAACCATCTCTACCACACGCAATTGAATCGTAAGTAG
- a CDS encoding 2,3-butanediol dehydrogenase, whose protein sequence is MKAAVWYGKKDVRVEEREVKAAQAGQVKIKVQYAGICGSDLHAYHHGVGIQEGDKHPLSGQNAPLTLGHEFAGVVSELGDHVSGINVGDRVVVEPLYHCGKCEYCIQGRYNQCTEFGFVGLNGDGGFAEYVVVESYMVHALPDNVSFEEGALVEPTAVALHAVRHSKLKVGQKVAVYGAGPIGLLTILSAKAAGASEIYAVDVFDERLNLAAKLGAIPVNSAQVNATETILQQSGGIDVAYEAAGVQPTMDSAIAVIKKGGEVVVIAAIPTPLQVNFFELLVKEANLTSTLAYRHIFPEVVSLIAEGALDVKQVITKKIKLDNIVEEGLELLMSDKSHAKILIEING, encoded by the coding sequence ATGAAAGCAGCAGTATGGTATGGAAAAAAAGATGTCCGCGTAGAAGAGCGTGAGGTAAAGGCAGCGCAAGCGGGACAAGTAAAAATTAAAGTACAGTATGCAGGAATCTGTGGCAGTGACTTGCACGCGTATCACCATGGTGTTGGTATACAAGAAGGGGACAAACATCCGCTATCCGGACAGAATGCACCGCTCACACTGGGTCACGAGTTTGCCGGAGTGGTTAGTGAACTGGGTGATCATGTAAGCGGAATCAATGTAGGAGACCGTGTCGTTGTAGAGCCGTTGTATCATTGCGGAAAATGCGAGTACTGTATCCAAGGGCGTTACAATCAATGTACAGAATTTGGCTTCGTTGGCTTGAATGGGGACGGCGGCTTTGCAGAATATGTTGTGGTCGAATCCTATATGGTACATGCTCTGCCAGATAACGTATCCTTTGAAGAAGGAGCGCTTGTTGAGCCTACAGCCGTTGCTCTTCATGCCGTTCGCCACAGCAAGCTAAAAGTGGGACAGAAGGTTGCCGTATACGGTGCAGGGCCAATTGGACTGTTGACAATCTTGTCAGCAAAAGCGGCTGGAGCATCCGAAATCTATGCGGTCGATGTATTTGATGAGCGTCTGAACCTTGCAGCGAAGCTGGGCGCTATTCCGGTAAATAGTGCTCAAGTGAATGCAACGGAAACCATTCTACAGCAATCCGGTGGGATTGACGTTGCTTATGAAGCTGCAGGTGTGCAGCCAACAATGGACAGCGCCATTGCCGTGATCAAGAAAGGCGGAGAGGTTGTCGTCATTGCGGCTATTCCAACACCACTTCAAGTGAACTTCTTCGAGCTGTTGGTGAAGGAAGCGAACCTGACTTCTACACTGGCGTATCGTCACATTTTCCCAGAAGTGGTTTCTTTGATCGCAGAAGGAGCACTGGATGTGAAGCAGGTTATTACGAAGAAAATCAAACTCGACAATATCGTGGAAGAAGGGCTTGAGCTGCTCATGTCTGATAAGAGCCACGCCAAAATCCTCATCGAAATTAACGGGTAA
- a CDS encoding VOC family protein — translation MSVIGPDFISLQVSNLESSAEFYQYYLGLVRSQAGPPHAVVFDTKPIAFALRDLLPGVELSSVSQPGLGVALWLQAPDAQEIHDKLVAAGVKITSAPIDGPFGRTFTFADPDGYLVTLHSKA, via the coding sequence ATGTCAGTAATCGGACCAGACTTCATTTCACTTCAAGTGAGCAATCTCGAAAGCTCCGCGGAATTCTATCAATACTATCTTGGATTGGTTCGCTCGCAGGCAGGGCCACCTCATGCTGTGGTCTTTGATACGAAGCCTATTGCATTTGCTCTTCGCGACTTACTCCCGGGAGTAGAGCTCAGCTCGGTTAGTCAGCCTGGACTTGGTGTTGCTCTGTGGCTTCAAGCCCCTGATGCGCAAGAAATCCACGACAAACTTGTTGCTGCAGGCGTAAAGATCACATCTGCACCAATTGATGGACCATTTGGGCGAACCTTTACATTTGCTGATCCAGACGGTTACTTAGTTACCCTTCACAGCAAAGCCTAA
- a CDS encoding GNAT family N-acetyltransferase: MTLSTENLFYSQRLKMTPPRTEDVQTMLLWNEDPEYLRNVDTDIAIPYSEKQLEEEGETKDKEVYFRLRTQEDEQLIGFVVIHSIEWNNRCGQLAIGIGLAEHRNKGYGTEALKLILRYAFHELNLDRVGLDVISYNARGIRAYEKVGFQLEGRIRSAVYRDGKRYDRLMMGILRSEWEALAAELSP, from the coding sequence ATGACACTATCAACTGAAAATCTATTTTACAGCCAGCGTCTAAAAATGACCCCTCCCCGCACAGAAGACGTACAGACAATGCTATTGTGGAACGAAGATCCTGAATATCTGCGTAACGTAGATACGGATATTGCGATTCCCTATTCGGAGAAACAGCTTGAGGAAGAAGGCGAAACGAAAGATAAGGAAGTATATTTTCGGCTACGTACCCAAGAGGATGAACAACTGATCGGCTTTGTCGTTATTCATAGCATTGAATGGAATAACCGCTGCGGGCAGCTTGCGATAGGTATTGGACTTGCTGAACATCGCAACAAAGGATATGGTACAGAAGCGTTGAAGCTGATTCTTCGATATGCATTCCATGAATTAAATCTAGATCGGGTTGGCCTTGATGTGATCTCCTATAATGCCCGGGGCATTCGTGCTTACGAAAAGGTAGGCTTTCAACTGGAGGGTCGCATCCGCTCAGCAGTTTATCGGGATGGCAAGCGATATGATCGTCTAATGATGGGCATTCTGAGATCCGAGTGGGAAGCCCTCGCAGCAGAGCTCTCACCTTAA
- a CDS encoding LysR family transcriptional regulator — translation MNLEQLEYVVEIAKTKSFSAASANLHITQSAISQSIHRLEKELDLTLFERSRSGTFPTVEGKRFIAKAMDILQRVDDLKTMNIEASALTGELHVATFPSVMPYLVQATADMKIEHPRLDISIEEKGSMEIIKDIRSNKTHLGFIAIYTKQLREFDGLHFIPMYSGKLVVCTHHHSDLAKLNRVTPEQLKLHKLALYRDGFIDDFIQDFTYDHGPLSILFRTNNSEAITTVLGSNMAATIGHDFSFYQHPLWKEGVLKLIEITGIDQPKMQIGFVQAESKEIALAAERFTLKFRQAIELGHL, via the coding sequence ATGAACCTTGAACAGCTTGAATACGTTGTTGAAATTGCCAAAACGAAATCCTTCTCTGCTGCTTCCGCGAATCTGCACATCACCCAATCCGCAATTAGCCAATCGATCCATCGACTTGAAAAAGAACTGGATCTTACGCTTTTTGAACGCTCACGCAGCGGCACATTCCCTACGGTAGAAGGCAAACGTTTTATAGCCAAAGCGATGGATATTCTTCAGCGTGTGGATGATCTGAAAACAATGAATATTGAGGCTTCCGCTTTAACAGGCGAGCTTCATGTAGCTACTTTTCCCAGTGTCATGCCCTACTTGGTACAGGCTACTGCCGATATGAAAATTGAACACCCCCGATTGGATATCTCGATTGAAGAGAAAGGTTCCATGGAGATTATCAAGGATATTCGCAGCAACAAGACTCATCTGGGATTCATCGCGATCTATACGAAACAGCTACGGGAGTTCGACGGCCTACACTTCATCCCCATGTACTCAGGCAAGCTTGTCGTCTGCACCCATCACCACTCTGATCTGGCGAAGCTGAACCGGGTTACCCCAGAGCAACTCAAGCTTCATAAGCTGGCATTATACCGCGATGGATTCATCGATGATTTTATCCAAGACTTCACCTATGATCACGGCCCACTCTCTATCTTGTTCCGCACGAATAATTCGGAAGCTATTACAACGGTTCTTGGGAGCAATATGGCCGCTACTATTGGACATGACTTCTCCTTCTACCAACATCCATTGTGGAAAGAGGGCGTACTCAAACTCATTGAGATTACAGGCATTGACCAACCCAAGATGCAGATTGGATTCGTGCAAGCAGAGTCGAAGGAAATTGCCCTGGCAGCAGAGCGATTTACGTTAAAGTTCAGACAGGCTATTGAGCTAGGACATTTATAA
- a CDS encoding amino acid permease has product MAMGGVIGTGIFKGSTETIGLAGPGVIVTYIFAGLLLLVVMAAMAEMATVYKNRNMKDFVQEAFGSRVSFVMGWMYCFLWLSVCVIEVIAAGSFLQYWFPDVPLWLMSLACAAFIISVNFLSVGVFGEFEFWLAGIKIAMIIAFIFLGTALIFGIIPSDNTPYLQNYTQSGGFFPNGWGSIFSALLVVMFSYGGSELIGLTLTETENADCVLPKVVGNFMLRIILFFTLPILIICGLIPWNELGPESSPFVQVLASTGLPGAAHIMNFILVTAVLSAANSGIYGASRMMYSMAVGGEAPKALAKTNANGSPINTLLVCSVILLAGSLLGLFAQDQLFSVLLAVPGFVVILVWICISSSQLKLRKQYPVQPSFKVWGFPYITGATTLCLAVIAVMFIFDAGNRFSISVCLSVLAFLIIWSLVRFRKADGKQAK; this is encoded by the coding sequence ATGGCGATGGGTGGTGTCATTGGAACTGGAATTTTCAAAGGCAGCACCGAAACGATTGGACTAGCAGGGCCTGGGGTCATCGTGACCTACATTTTCGCCGGATTGTTACTGCTCGTTGTCATGGCAGCTATGGCGGAGATGGCCACTGTCTATAAGAATCGGAATATGAAAGACTTTGTACAAGAAGCGTTTGGCAGCAGAGTATCATTTGTCATGGGATGGATGTATTGCTTCCTATGGTTATCTGTATGTGTAATTGAAGTGATCGCAGCGGGTAGTTTTCTGCAATATTGGTTCCCAGACGTGCCATTATGGCTCATGAGTCTGGCATGCGCTGCGTTTATTATATCCGTCAATTTTCTGAGTGTAGGCGTGTTCGGAGAATTCGAATTCTGGTTAGCAGGGATCAAAATTGCGATGATTATTGCTTTTATTTTCCTAGGTACTGCGCTAATCTTCGGCATTATTCCGAGTGATAACACACCTTATTTGCAAAATTATACGCAATCGGGTGGCTTCTTCCCTAATGGTTGGGGCTCAATCTTCTCTGCTCTGCTTGTTGTTATGTTCTCCTATGGAGGTTCAGAGCTGATTGGACTAACATTGACGGAAACGGAAAATGCAGATTGTGTACTGCCCAAGGTGGTGGGCAATTTCATGTTAAGAATTATTCTGTTCTTCACCTTGCCTATTCTCATCATCTGTGGCTTAATTCCGTGGAATGAGCTTGGACCAGAAAGTAGCCCGTTTGTACAGGTGCTCGCTTCGACTGGGCTACCAGGTGCCGCTCATATTATGAACTTCATTCTGGTTACGGCTGTCTTATCAGCTGCGAACTCTGGGATCTATGGTGCATCCCGGATGATGTATTCGATGGCGGTCGGCGGTGAGGCTCCCAAAGCTTTAGCGAAGACCAATGCGAACGGTAGCCCGATTAACACCTTGCTCGTGTGCAGTGTCATTTTGTTAGCTGGATCATTGCTGGGGCTGTTTGCACAAGATCAGCTATTCAGTGTGCTACTAGCAGTTCCTGGATTTGTGGTAATTCTGGTGTGGATCTGCATTTCTTCATCGCAATTGAAGTTGCGTAAGCAGTATCCCGTGCAACCTTCCTTCAAGGTGTGGGGATTTCCTTATATCACAGGTGCGACAACCCTATGTCTGGCCGTAATTGCAGTGATGTTTATTTTCGATGCAGGCAATCGTTTCAGTATTAGTGTCTGTCTCTCCGTGCTGGCGTTTCTTATCATCTGGTCTTTGGTTCGATTCCGTAAGGCAGATGGGAAACAGGCGAAATAA